Proteins encoded within one genomic window of Kibdelosporangium phytohabitans:
- a CDS encoding NAD-dependent epimerase/dehydratase family protein gives MTTRRILRRKTHAPRRSRGRTRRVRLGTTHHREHIAKQVHKDTILRRSDMFSRATAMVRLTPDPYGDFLNRVQVIVGDVMSLKVVVGAGPTGTAVARLLASSGERVRLVSRRGTAPNHPLIEAVASDATDAERLTDLTQGASALFNCAMPSYDRWPTDWPPLAEALLTAVEKTNADYIMLSNTYGYGRVSGPIPETQPIAPTTVKGRVRAQMWLDALTRVRVTEVRAGQYLGAGAASLYALAVAPLVLAGQPVSYPGNLDVAHSWSYTEDVARTLVAASEHDNAFGQAWHVPSTSDMSVRQLSERLADLAEAPAPNLTTMPDEEFERLCQTDSIMAETAEMRYLTDEPHVLDSTRTERELGVKPTPLDEVLTETIRTTSTPQP, from the coding sequence ATGACAACCCGCCGCATCCTCAGGCGGAAAACGCACGCCCCACGGCGCTCGCGTGGTCGTACACGCCGCGTGCGGCTGGGCACCACGCATCACCGCGAGCACATCGCTAAGCAGGTCCACAAGGACACAATACTCAGACGATCTGACATGTTTTCCAGAGCAACAGCCATGGTCCGTCTGACACCGGATCCATACGGTGACTTCTTGAACAGAGTGCAAGTGATCGTTGGAGATGTCATGTCGTTGAAGGTCGTGGTGGGCGCAGGGCCCACAGGTACTGCTGTCGCGCGCCTACTCGCCTCATCCGGGGAACGAGTTCGCCTGGTCTCACGGCGCGGAACGGCACCAAACCACCCACTAATCGAGGCGGTGGCGTCCGACGCCACCGACGCAGAACGCCTGACCGACCTGACACAAGGCGCGTCGGCGTTGTTCAACTGCGCGATGCCGTCCTATGACCGTTGGCCAACCGACTGGCCACCCCTGGCAGAAGCGCTGCTGACAGCGGTCGAGAAAACGAACGCCGACTACATCATGCTGAGCAACACCTATGGATACGGACGCGTAAGCGGCCCAATCCCCGAGACACAACCCATAGCACCAACAACAGTAAAGGGACGCGTACGCGCACAAATGTGGCTCGACGCGCTCACCCGAGTACGTGTCACGGAAGTACGCGCAGGCCAATACCTCGGCGCAGGGGCCGCCTCGCTCTACGCACTCGCAGTCGCCCCGCTGGTGCTAGCCGGACAACCGGTGTCATACCCGGGAAATCTCGACGTCGCACACAGCTGGAGCTACACCGAGGACGTCGCAAGAACCCTCGTCGCAGCAAGCGAACACGACAACGCGTTCGGACAGGCATGGCACGTCCCGTCCACAAGCGACATGTCGGTCAGGCAACTGAGCGAACGCCTCGCCGACCTGGCAGAAGCCCCCGCACCGAACCTGACAACCATGCCGGACGAGGAATTCGAGCGACTCTGCCAAACAGACTCGATCATGGCCGAAACCGCGGAAATGCGTTACCTCACCGACGAACCACACGTACTGGACTCAACCCGGACGGAACGCGAACTCGGCGTGAAACCCACACCACTCGACGAAGTCCTGACCGAAACCATCAGAACGACGAGCACTCCCCAGCCGTGA